The following are encoded together in the Mycteria americana isolate JAX WOST 10 ecotype Jacksonville Zoo and Gardens chromosome 2, USCA_MyAme_1.0, whole genome shotgun sequence genome:
- the LOC142405970 gene encoding uncharacterized protein LOC142405970 isoform X2 codes for MDPEAEIKKQVNPFYCNICKIWCASALNLQTHFLGFKHKTVEEALKAHGIVKTAGGSGEQVKTPVKLPDYVQTEPERFHGQTLEEQLNTCKDSEPALGLNYIIEYRSKDNFPFLYECQLCHCKTGLSNMFMHVCGSKHRLAYLKQHYPEIAESDEVKGKGSELNRKVRQVALTIEKKEGRKQIKVVTDAPMMRRRWQEYPNTDDSPSKAKVQHVDMSLSNEEKTNCKNKDGMPDPIQDEKSVQEEQESQKEQAKPDEKVEPNKAIESSKGSKTEEGSKGNNSQKCETNKQSQEENDGVEQEFTANTEEFTSQEELLGYLQSFEILNEDDASFILKVTQTLTDALVEYRQQAASKKDVLDTEYNGEEALEHSTEQSDLTSADISDSDTDYSSSRSAKQSLSVNEEDELQNFSTGSSETAYENNITTEFLNSVRNMNVEEVTATLHKIAAANPAFRGIDIPNVIRILTESGTLRRPSNGSTQ; via the exons ATGGACCCTGAAGCTGAGATAAAGAAGCAAGTAAACCCTTTCTACTGTAAT ATTTGCAAAATCTGGTGTGCTTCTGCATTAAACTTGCAGACTCACTTCCTTGGATTCAAACACAAGACG GTTGAAGAAGCACTGAAAGCTCATGGCATTG ttaaaACTGCAGGTGGCTCAGGGGAGCAAGTGAAAACACCTGTAAAACTTCCTGATTATG TGCAAACTGAGCCAGAGAGATTTCATGGACAGACCTTGGAAGAACAGCTTAATACATGTAAAGATTCAGAACCTGCACTTG GACTTAATTATATAATTGAATACCGCTCAAAAGACAATTTCCCTTTTCTCTATGAATGTCAACTGTGCCACTGTAAAACAGGACTGAGTAACATGTTCATGCATGTTTGTGGTTCCAAGCATAGACTGGCATACCTG AAACAACATTATCCTGAGATAGCAGAATCTGATGAAGTTAAGGGTAAAGGCTCCGAACTGAACAGAAAAGTTAGGCAAGTTGCATTAACAattgagaagaaagaaggaagaaaacaaataaag gttGTTACAGATGCTCCAATGATGAGGAGGAGATGGCAAGAGT ATCCTAATACAGATGACAGCCCTTCAAAAGCTAAAGTTCAGCATGTGGATATGTCACTtagtaatgaagaaaaaacaaactgtaaaaataagGATGGAATGCCAGACCCTATTCAAG ATGAAAAGAGTGTTCAAGAGGAGCAAGAAAGTCAGAAAGAACAGGCAAAACCAGATGAGAAGGTTGAACCTAATAAGGCTATtgaaagcagcaaaggcagcaagaCTGAAGAAGGCAGCAAAGGCAACAACtcacaaaa GTGTGAGACCAATAAACAATCGCAGGAAGAAAACGATGGAGTTGAG CAAGAATTTACAGCAAATACTGAAGAATTCACTAGCCAAGAAGAACTGTTGGGTTATTTG caAAGTTTTGAGATACTGAATGAAGATGACGCTTCATTTATCCTAAAAGTTACACAGACTCTTACAGATGCACTAGTGGAATATCGTCAGCAGGCTGCatcaaaaaaa GACGTCTTAGATACTGAATATAATGGAGAAGAAGCATTGGAACATTCCACAGAACAGTCTGACCTGACTTCAGCAGATATTAGTGACTCTGATACTG ACTATTCAAGCAGCCGATCAGCTAAGCAGTCCTTATCAGTAAATGAAGAAGACGAACTCCAAAACTTTTCAACTGGCTCTTCGGAAACAGCATACGAGAACAACATCACTACTGAATTTTTGAACAGTGTAAGAAATATGAATGTTGAAGAAGTCACTGCTACTCTACACAAAATAGCAGCAGCAAACCCAGCTTTCAGAG GAATTGATATTCCGAATGTTATAAGGATCCTGACTGAAAGTGGAACTCTGAGAAGACCAAGCAATGGCAGCACACAGTGA
- the LOC142405970 gene encoding uncharacterized protein LOC142405970 isoform X1, with amino-acid sequence MNLNLICSCLNQPRHKPAVIGKLHMHICKIWCASALNLQTHFLGFKHKTVEEALKAHGIVKTAGGSGEQVKTPVKLPDYVQTEPERFHGQTLEEQLNTCKDSEPALGLNYIIEYRSKDNFPFLYECQLCHCKTGLSNMFMHVCGSKHRLAYLKQHYPEIAESDEVKGKGSELNRKVRQVALTIEKKEGRKQIKVVTDAPMMRRRWQEYPNTDDSPSKAKVQHVDMSLSNEEKTNCKNKDGMPDPIQDEKSVQEEQESQKEQAKPDEKVEPNKAIESSKGSKTEEGSKGNNSQKCETNKQSQEENDGVEQEFTANTEEFTSQEELLGYLQSFEILNEDDASFILKVTQTLTDALVEYRQQAASKKDVLDTEYNGEEALEHSTEQSDLTSADISDSDTDYSSSRSAKQSLSVNEEDELQNFSTGSSETAYENNITTEFLNSVRNMNVEEVTATLHKIAAANPAFRGIDIPNVIRILTESGTLRRPSNGSTQ; translated from the exons ATGAATTTAAACCTCATCTGCTCCTGTCTGAACCAGCCCAGGCATAAACCAGCTGTGATTGGAAAACTTCATATGCAT ATTTGCAAAATCTGGTGTGCTTCTGCATTAAACTTGCAGACTCACTTCCTTGGATTCAAACACAAGACG GTTGAAGAAGCACTGAAAGCTCATGGCATTG ttaaaACTGCAGGTGGCTCAGGGGAGCAAGTGAAAACACCTGTAAAACTTCCTGATTATG TGCAAACTGAGCCAGAGAGATTTCATGGACAGACCTTGGAAGAACAGCTTAATACATGTAAAGATTCAGAACCTGCACTTG GACTTAATTATATAATTGAATACCGCTCAAAAGACAATTTCCCTTTTCTCTATGAATGTCAACTGTGCCACTGTAAAACAGGACTGAGTAACATGTTCATGCATGTTTGTGGTTCCAAGCATAGACTGGCATACCTG AAACAACATTATCCTGAGATAGCAGAATCTGATGAAGTTAAGGGTAAAGGCTCCGAACTGAACAGAAAAGTTAGGCAAGTTGCATTAACAattgagaagaaagaaggaagaaaacaaataaag gttGTTACAGATGCTCCAATGATGAGGAGGAGATGGCAAGAGT ATCCTAATACAGATGACAGCCCTTCAAAAGCTAAAGTTCAGCATGTGGATATGTCACTtagtaatgaagaaaaaacaaactgtaaaaataagGATGGAATGCCAGACCCTATTCAAG ATGAAAAGAGTGTTCAAGAGGAGCAAGAAAGTCAGAAAGAACAGGCAAAACCAGATGAGAAGGTTGAACCTAATAAGGCTATtgaaagcagcaaaggcagcaagaCTGAAGAAGGCAGCAAAGGCAACAACtcacaaaa GTGTGAGACCAATAAACAATCGCAGGAAGAAAACGATGGAGTTGAG CAAGAATTTACAGCAAATACTGAAGAATTCACTAGCCAAGAAGAACTGTTGGGTTATTTG caAAGTTTTGAGATACTGAATGAAGATGACGCTTCATTTATCCTAAAAGTTACACAGACTCTTACAGATGCACTAGTGGAATATCGTCAGCAGGCTGCatcaaaaaaa GACGTCTTAGATACTGAATATAATGGAGAAGAAGCATTGGAACATTCCACAGAACAGTCTGACCTGACTTCAGCAGATATTAGTGACTCTGATACTG ACTATTCAAGCAGCCGATCAGCTAAGCAGTCCTTATCAGTAAATGAAGAAGACGAACTCCAAAACTTTTCAACTGGCTCTTCGGAAACAGCATACGAGAACAACATCACTACTGAATTTTTGAACAGTGTAAGAAATATGAATGTTGAAGAAGTCACTGCTACTCTACACAAAATAGCAGCAGCAAACCCAGCTTTCAGAG GAATTGATATTCCGAATGTTATAAGGATCCTGACTGAAAGTGGAACTCTGAGAAGACCAAGCAATGGCAGCACACAGTGA